The Anaerobaca lacustris genome includes a window with the following:
- the amrB gene encoding AmmeMemoRadiSam system protein B: MPTRKPVVAGQFYPADRDECLAEVRACLEAEDVPASAPASIVAGIVPHAGWTFSGAVAAMVFRAIQHCDRAVETFVLCGTAHGYFGSMPADDDNDEWECPLGNVAVDRGLRDDLVKRGVIAIDPAAHRREHSVEVQVPFVVQLFPQAKILPLTVPPTRAALALGEALAEVASGQAIVCIGSTDLTHYGPRYGFTPMGAGPTGLRWAGEVNDRAFIDLALALDAERLLAGAIENGNACGPGAAAAVIGAARSLGVGRGSLLAHTDSNEIMRRKMGVTGRDSVGYAAIVF; the protein is encoded by the coding sequence ATGCCGACACGAAAACCAGTCGTTGCCGGTCAGTTCTACCCGGCAGATCGCGACGAATGTCTTGCGGAGGTCCGGGCATGTCTCGAAGCGGAGGACGTGCCGGCGTCTGCACCGGCGTCCATTGTGGCCGGCATCGTGCCGCACGCCGGCTGGACGTTCAGCGGGGCGGTTGCGGCGATGGTGTTTCGGGCGATTCAGCATTGCGACCGGGCGGTCGAGACGTTTGTGCTCTGCGGGACGGCCCACGGGTACTTTGGCTCGATGCCGGCCGACGACGACAACGACGAGTGGGAGTGCCCTCTGGGCAACGTTGCGGTCGATCGAGGGCTGCGGGACGATCTGGTCAAACGCGGGGTCATCGCGATCGACCCGGCTGCCCATCGCCGTGAGCACAGCGTCGAGGTGCAGGTTCCCTTCGTCGTGCAGTTGTTTCCGCAGGCGAAGATCCTGCCGCTGACGGTGCCGCCGACCCGTGCGGCGCTGGCGCTGGGCGAGGCGCTGGCGGAGGTGGCTTCGGGACAAGCAATCGTCTGTATCGGCTCGACCGATTTGACGCATTATGGGCCCCGGTATGGGTTTACGCCGATGGGGGCGGGCCCGACGGGGCTGCGATGGGCCGGCGAGGTGAACGACCGGGCGTTTATCGATCTGGCGCTGGCGCTGGATGCGGAGCGGCTGCTGGCCGGCGCGATCGAGAACGGCAACGCCTGTGGACCGGGGGCCGCGGCGGCCGTGATCGGCGCCGCCCGAAGCCTTGGGGTCGGGCGGGGGTCGCTTCTGGCGCACACCGACAGCAACGAGATTATGCGCCGCAAGATGGGCGTGACCGGTCGCGACAGCGTGGGCTATGCGGCCATCGTGTTCTGA
- a CDS encoding discoidin domain-containing protein has product MRRHIVLVSLLVCLAISPIASAAMVHQEWWTGVGASRQAIIDFLGDLANPVPTPDYEGVLEESRFVGSRDNYVAKFYGWVTVPVTGTYQFHYACDDYGMLYVSQDEEMANAVEVAWVDGWTNIAEWNKYPTQHSEPMELRQGQVMAVMAFFQEAGGGDNMDIGWTGPAPLSSDITNPTYLTDYITNIPPTPTKAKSPSPEDGAIDVPRDVVLGWAAGKFAATHDVYLGTAFDDVNDATRADPRGVLVSQGQAATTYDPPGLLDFNTTYYWRIDEVNAPPSNTIYDGKIWSFTTEPFAYPVPSIIATTSGISEAGSGPEKTIDGSGINAADEHSTEASDMWLALPGDEPLYVQYEFDRIYKLHEMLVWNYNVQFELLLGFGIKDVTVEYSVDGEEWTVLGDVSLAQATARATYVANTTVPFDGVPVKYVRLNVNSGHGPMGQFGLSEVRFLYIPAQAREPQPGDAATRVEVGSALSWRAGRDAASHEVYLGTDPNELALAGTVAGATF; this is encoded by the coding sequence ATGAGAAGACATATCGTATTAGTCTCGCTGCTGGTCTGCCTGGCGATCTCGCCGATTGCCTCAGCGGCGATGGTGCATCAGGAATGGTGGACTGGTGTGGGCGCCAGCCGCCAGGCGATTATCGACTTCCTTGGTGACCTGGCCAACCCGGTTCCCACCCCCGATTACGAAGGCGTTCTTGAAGAGTCGCGGTTTGTCGGGTCGAGAGACAATTATGTGGCCAAGTTCTACGGCTGGGTCACGGTGCCTGTAACCGGCACGTACCAGTTCCATTACGCCTGCGACGACTACGGGATGCTGTACGTCAGCCAGGATGAGGAAATGGCCAACGCTGTCGAGGTGGCCTGGGTGGACGGCTGGACGAACATCGCCGAGTGGAACAAGTATCCCACCCAGCACTCCGAGCCGATGGAGCTGAGGCAGGGCCAGGTCATGGCCGTCATGGCGTTCTTCCAGGAGGCCGGCGGCGGCGACAACATGGACATCGGCTGGACGGGTCCGGCGCCCCTGAGCAGCGACATCACCAACCCGACGTACCTGACCGACTACATTACGAACATCCCGCCGACGCCGACCAAGGCCAAGAGCCCCAGTCCGGAAGACGGCGCGATCGACGTGCCGCGCGACGTGGTCCTGGGCTGGGCCGCGGGCAAGTTCGCCGCGACGCATGACGTGTACCTCGGGACCGCGTTCGACGACGTCAACGACGCGACGCGGGCCGATCCGCGAGGCGTGCTGGTCAGCCAGGGTCAGGCGGCGACCACGTACGACCCGCCCGGCTTGCTCGATTTCAACACGACGTACTACTGGCGGATCGACGAGGTCAACGCCCCGCCGAGCAACACCATCTATGACGGCAAGATCTGGAGCTTCACAACCGAGCCGTTCGCCTATCCGGTTCCGAGCATCATCGCCACGACCAGTGGGATCTCGGAGGCGGGCTCCGGGCCGGAGAAGACGATCGACGGTTCGGGCATCAATGCCGCCGACGAGCATTCGACCGAGGCGTCGGATATGTGGTTGGCGCTGCCCGGCGACGAGCCGCTCTACGTCCAGTACGAGTTCGACCGCATCTATAAGCTGCATGAGATGCTGGTCTGGAACTACAACGTCCAGTTCGAGCTGTTGTTGGGCTTCGGTATCAAGGACGTGACCGTCGAGTATTCGGTGGACGGCGAAGAGTGGACCGTCCTGGGCGACGTCAGTCTCGCTCAGGCGACCGCCCGTGCGACGTATGTGGCCAACACAACGGTCCCGTTCGACGGTGTGCCGGTGAAGTACGTCCGTCTCAACGTCAACAGCGGTCACGGCCCGATGGGGCAGTTTGGGCTCAGCGAGGTTCGCTTCCTGTACATCCCGGCGCAGGCTCGCGAGCCGCAGCCGGGTGACGCCGCCACCCGCGTAGA
- a CDS encoding TrpB-like pyridoxal phosphate-dependent enzyme — MEHKILLKESDIPRQWYNLAADLPTPPLPPLGPDGKPISPDMLAPVFPMNIIEQEVSTERWIDIPEPVLDLLYRWRPAPLRRAVYLEKYLKTPARIYYKDESTSPPGSHKPNTAVAQAYYNKEFGIKRLTTETGAGQWGSALAFACALLGLECKVFMVRISFDQKPFRKFMMETWGANCVASPSTETNAGRNVLQETPDTPGSLGIAISEAVEQAVTDPSGQTRYSLGSVLNHVMLHQTIIGLEAKKQLAAAGEKLPDIIIGCAGGGSNFAGLAFPFTADKINGANIEIIPVEPAACPTMTRAPFAYDHGDTACMTPLLAMHTLGHAFVPPPIHAGGLRYHGMAPLVCQAIVEGLFTPRSYHQTKCYESALTWARTEGTICAPETSHAIAAAIDEAEKAREEGKEKVILFNYSGHGLMDLTGYNAFMTGKLSDYEMPEEEIRKFTKDLERMPKAEMRKSGRW; from the coding sequence ATGGAGCACAAAATTCTGTTGAAAGAAAGTGACATACCACGCCAGTGGTACAATCTGGCTGCGGATCTGCCCACGCCGCCGCTTCCTCCGCTGGGTCCGGACGGCAAGCCGATCTCACCGGACATGCTGGCCCCGGTGTTCCCGATGAACATCATCGAGCAGGAGGTCAGCACGGAGCGTTGGATCGACATTCCGGAGCCGGTGCTGGACCTGCTCTACCGGTGGCGTCCGGCGCCGCTGCGGCGAGCCGTATACCTCGAAAAGTACCTCAAGACCCCCGCGCGGATTTACTACAAAGACGAGAGCACCAGCCCGCCGGGAAGCCACAAGCCCAACACCGCCGTCGCCCAGGCCTACTACAACAAGGAGTTCGGCATCAAGCGCCTGACGACCGAGACCGGCGCCGGGCAGTGGGGCAGCGCCCTGGCGTTCGCCTGTGCGTTGCTTGGGCTCGAGTGCAAGGTCTTCATGGTCCGGATCAGCTTCGATCAGAAGCCCTTCCGCAAGTTCATGATGGAGACCTGGGGCGCCAACTGCGTTGCGAGCCCGAGCACGGAGACCAACGCCGGCCGCAATGTCCTCCAGGAGACCCCTGACACGCCGGGCAGCCTGGGCATCGCCATCAGCGAGGCCGTCGAGCAGGCCGTGACCGACCCGTCGGGCCAGACCCGGTACTCGCTGGGCAGCGTGCTGAACCACGTGATGCTGCACCAGACCATCATCGGACTCGAGGCGAAGAAGCAGTTGGCGGCGGCCGGGGAGAAGCTGCCCGACATTATCATCGGCTGTGCCGGCGGGGGCAGCAACTTCGCCGGGCTGGCCTTCCCCTTCACCGCCGACAAGATCAACGGCGCCAACATCGAAATCATCCCGGTCGAGCCGGCGGCCTGCCCGACGATGACCCGCGCCCCGTTCGCCTACGACCACGGCGACACCGCCTGTATGACGCCGCTGCTGGCCATGCACACCCTCGGCCACGCGTTCGTTCCGCCGCCGATCCACGCCGGCGGGCTGCGGTATCACGGTATGGCCCCTCTGGTGTGCCAGGCCATTGTCGAGGGCCTGTTCACGCCGAGGTCCTATCACCAGACCAAGTGTTACGAATCGGCCCTGACCTGGGCCCGCACCGAGGGCACGATCTGCGCCCCGGAGACCAGCCATGCCATTGCGGCGGCGATCGACGAGGCCGAGAAGGCCCGCGAGGAAGGCAAGGAGAAGGTCATTCTGTTCAACTACAGCGGTCACGGTCTGATGGATCTGACCGGCTACAACGCCTTCATGACGGGCAAGCTTTCCGACTACGAAATGCCCGAGGAAGAGATCCGCAAGTTCACGAAAGATCTTGAACGGATGCCGAAGGCGGAAATGCGCAAGAGCGGTCGCTGGTAG